In Lycium barbarum isolate Lr01 chromosome 9, ASM1917538v2, whole genome shotgun sequence, the DNA window AAAGATAGACCTCTTTAGTTCCCTAAAATAGTCTTAATTACGTCTATTTTATACCATTCCTTTGCATTTCTTAGGGAGAGAATTTTAATCAATACAGACACTAATACTGTTTTCTGAATAGGTAAACAATACTACTGTTATTCATTACCCCTTTcctctttcacttccacttccCCCCATCTCTCTATAtaagagaaaaattgaaaaataaacaaATCACATTCTCAATTCTTTACTATAGTATGATACAAAAAATATATAGCATCTAAATTTCTAATTCCCAATACTACAAGAAGTATGTCCACTTTGTTTTTTTGCCTGAATATTTTCGTCATTTGTTGTTGTGAAACTATTTATTGGCGGCTATGAATTTTCTATTATACATTGCTGAACTTCAGGACTGGTATAAATAGATATTGATAAATGGTTGAACATTGAGAAGGCACTCATACGCCATTAATTATAATAGGATTTGAAAATTAATTAAAGTGACGCACTAAAGAAAAATCCACGCGGTAGTATTTAGACAAAATtaattttgaattcaaatttgaCATAGAAAAATTATAAATTAGAATTACAAGATAACAAAATTTGAATTTGAGATTAAAAATATCTTTTCAGAAAATGAATAAAGAAAAAGTCAAATTGCGACTAAGATCACAAAACTAAAAAAATTTAATAGACAAAACCAAATAGAAAATATTACATAATGAAATTAAGATATATGTTATAAACATAGTGATGATAGTATGTGTGGATAAGTGGTGCGCAAGAAAAGCCACATGAAATTGAACAAGTTCATGAAAGGATTGTTCTACTTATAATGttaaattaaaatatataaataccaAGATTAAGAATAAAATTATGTATAACATAAAAAGATATTACATAGATGGAGAATTTGAAAATCAAAGATAAAATAGACATTGCATAGAATAAGGGGGTGAAAAATGTATATTGGTCATAGTTGAGGGgtagtttgatttttaaagaaaatttggggagggtaaatgattttcacccgtTTAACAAATAAAGCAAAGCAACTTACAAGTACCTAcaagaaattaatgataaaaTAAACAATGAAACAAAGAGAAGGATATATTGCTTATTGCACCTAATACTAAAATGAAAATTACTTAATATATAGATAAACTTTTAATATAAAATTTCTATTTAAGTGTCACATCATTGGTGACGTTAAATTTAGTATATTAATAATTTGATGTACTATTTCAAAAATTTATTGATTGTAAATATATAAATGAGATATGACAAAATTTTATTATatcaaataaataagataatACCTATCACGATAAACAAGGAATACAAATGTAAAAAACTTTAATGTAgaaatataaaagaatatgacTTAAGAATATATAAAAAGATTAAGCATAAAATTAAATAGTTAATACTCATCGCGCGGGTACGTACACTAGTTaagaataaaaagaagaaaaaagaggaaaagaaaagggaGGAGGAAAGAGAGGCGAGGGTATAGGGGAAAAAAAGATGTCCGAATGCCTGCTATAGAGAATCGAACTGCGGCGCCACTAACAAAGAACTTAAGTGGCCCGCGCGTCCAATGGCACCAGAGCTAGTCAATTTATTAAAGGTGCCAATTAATTTATATGTACGTTTATACACAGATATTTGCATACATACCTAAAAACTTTGCCGAAGCGTGCGAATGACGTGGCATCCCTACCTCATAAGGTAGATCCGCCCCTGTATCTGATGGACTCTTCTTCCAGGAAAACTCCTTTTGGCCTTTAAATATCGACATCCAACATTCATAGTTTCAAGATTTCTTAGCATTTCAACAGATCCAGGCCATTGTTTTATACCCGTATCATATGCCCAAAGAAATTTTAGACTTTGAATATCTCCAAAGTCAACTGGCAGTTTTTGTATAGATGAGCATCTACTAATATCCAATATCTGAAGAGAATCTAGCTGGCATATGCTGCTTGGAAGATCCGTAAGCTTTTTGCAACCATCCAAATTTAGATAAATTAGTCGCTTTAGATTTCCTATTGATTGATGGATCTCCTTCAGACTAGAGCAATCATGAAACCACAAAGTCTCAAGACAGTGTGAACCACTGAAGTTCGGAGTTCTTCTGAGTTGCTTGCAACCAGAAAGATTTAGCTTCTTCAAACTTTTACAACACTAAAAGTAAACCAAATATAGTTTCAAGTTAGATTATATTTCATTCAGTTGCAATAACAGTGCACATGAATTGCAACGAACCTGCAAATTCAGACTAAATTCTTGGATATTACTCTCCCGCATATCCAGAACTACAAGTTTCTCAGTTGGAAAATTTGATGGTATACATTCTAAAGGACATTTTTTCCAAGACAACCATCTGAGCTCCTTGGACAACAACTCAAAATCTCCACTAACATGTAATTCATCGATTTTAAGCACCCtcagatttttcattttcttAAATGCTTTCGTGCTCAAGTTCACGCTCTTTAATGCATGTCGATCTACCTTCAGTACTTCTACCTTTTTGGAACCCTGTAGTCCAATGAATGGAAAAGTATCTTAAGACCATGTTAAGCCCCAAAATTAGGAGAGAAATATGATTTATACAAATTGAAGGTCAAGAAAAATGAATTTACGTGTTAGATCCAACTAGAGGATTTAGAAATGTAAAATTGCTCAAAAAGCAAAGACGAGTCTCGTTCTAATACTAGCAAATAACTGCATTCAAAGAGAAATAACATCAAAAGATTAAAAAAGGAGGACAAATGGCTTCCAAAAACATGATACTAGTACCGATAACAGATAGATGTATACTATTAGACTATATTTAAATGAATATTTAATATATAAAGTTGTTGAAGTAATAATATAGATGTTTCATAAATGGCTAGGCGACACTTTATAAAGTTCTCATGCCTAATTTCATTGAGCAAGCCTAATTTCCGCACTAAGATACAAGCATCAGAATTTAATAAGTACATTATTAAACAAACTACGCAAGATAAAGTGATCAATtgaaaatataaaaagaaaaggaaaaaaaaagtgtcaAACACATTTGAATAACTACTCTTGGGAATAATATAATCTATGACCATAAGTATATTACTTATTTGGAATTTAATAAGAATTATGCATCAACAAATTAAATCGATTTCGATAATCAATAATTGAATTTCTATTTGATATTTTTGCCTTTGATAGTTTGAGTTCAGACTTTAGCAAATGATCATTTCAAGTACACCATGGTCGGTAAACAACCAGAGAAAATTTACTAACCAGAGAAGAAGCACAAATGAATTTAATGATTGTGGTGACAACAGAAATTATAAGCAAATGTTTGTCAATTTAAATTGAAAAAAGAAGTATAACCAAGACAAAGATAAAGAATTTACTGACTTTATTGCCTTGTAGAACATCACAAACTTCTTGAGGATTGAACAATCTGCTCCGTTTTCCAGGGTCTCGGGGTGATTCCATGCGAACAATTTCTCTTCCCATATCCCGTACTAGATCATGCATAACCAAAGAACGCCAATCCCTTTGGAGCAAATGTCTTTGGACTAAGGTTGAAATTGCACTTTCAGAACAGAAACCACATGCATTTAATATTTTGGTAACATCATTCTTAGAAAATCCATGGAAGGCGCATGCGATATCAAGGAAAACACTCtgagtatccccatcaagtccaTCAAAGCTTATCTGGAGAATCTTTTGGATATCTTTATGAGGAATTGCTCTAAGTTTTTTGATTTCCCATGTCCATTTTTCTATTTGTGTTCCTCTTAAATGTGACCCCAATGTAACAAGAGCTAATGGTAGCCCACCTGAATATTTGATTACGTCTCGTGCCAGCTCAATGTATTCTTGTGGTGGAGATAGACTGTCAAAAGCATGACAAGAAAAAAGTTGCAGAGACTCATAGTCAATTAATAGTTTGGCCTCATATCTCTCATTTTCTCTAAGACCACATAGCAAATGCTCGTCTCGGGTTGTAAAAATTATTAAACTACCCGAACCAAACCAATTTCTTTCTCTTGTTAAGTATTCTAATTGGCTTATATGGTCCATATCATCAAGAATAATTAGAACCTTCTTTGACCCAAGCCTTGCTTTGATTAGATTAACGCCTTCAGCAACATCCTTAACTTCAAAGTCCTTAGTTTTGAGGATTTGATGAAGAAGTTTTTCTTGCAACTTGACTAGACCATTAAATGCATCAGCTTCTGCTCTAACATTTGAAAGGAAACAACTACTATCAAAGTGTTGAATGCTTGGTTGTAGATAGCTTTTGCAAGAGTAGTTTTTCCAATTCCACCAGTGCCATATATACCAACCATGCGAACTTCATCTTCACATTCACTTTGCAGTAGCATCTCTATATCTTCGACCCGAGAATCTACTCCAACTGGGTGCCAAGCAACATCTAGAGGTGTCTGGTTGACCTCTTGTAGGACTCGTTTTATAATACTTTCAATAAATTTTGATTCATGCCTGCAGTTTATTTATAAAAAAACAGAAgttaaaagaaaaaacaaataaatgAACTTTGATAAATGAGCAAAATTGATGGACAAATCAAAATCAAATAGCCAACATATAACAGATTGGGATGAAGCTAAGCGGTATCAAAATTTAAACACGATAGGTCCTTGAGTGGGAAATCCAATTTGAAGCACTAAAATAGATGACTTACCTCTTTATAGAGGACGTTTAAAATTTGTATCACATGGTATAAACAAAGGGATAATAAcaaataaaattaaattgttgaATCAAGTTATCATACCCATTAGCAACATTTTGCAAGTCCCATCCAGATAAATTTGCAACTTTAGTAAGTGCAGCTTTCCACTTGTCCATTCTTTGAGCCCCAaatgattgttgcttgtgtcTAGCCAAAGCTTCACCAAAGCAGTCAGTTTGCCTTCGCACTTGAGAAGGATCAACTTTTGGgtctcacatagtcgtgatgtaagcgtttaccgcatcttagtcgtgatgtaagcgcttacctcatcttagtcgtgatgtaagcgcttaccttaTGATAGtagtgatgtaagcgcttacatcatcataggaaattcattcctataaataggtagcttatggttcactTGTAAGACatcatcaagatcatttgctaaacacatcccaaagagagaaaaaaaaatctaagagaaatactcttagtgaaaggcctaagtaagagaaggtctttgagagaattttctgtggtaaaattcttgagtgtaattgggattggggttgtgaggttgagtgttgtaaacacttgtaatatttcttctttaataagatctgtagcagcaacgtggacgtagctctcacattgagggtgaaccactataaatctgtgtgtgctatttattcttcgcttacatcacggcgtaagtaggttctgtctaaggaggttggtatttaagtggtccagctgtgaccctccaatctttcctgggaacctgcctacaaaggtcggatttgggatttaaatcctaacaactggtatcagagcaacatgttgtgttgtgatttagaaacgatgggaggcgaagatggtacgacgcacgacatcggtaaattcgatggtacagactttgcgttctggagaatgcaaattgaagattatttatatggcagaaagcttcatgaacctctgagtccgaaaccagaggagatgaagcaagcagattggaatctcctcgacagacaagttctgggagtcattcggctgacgctgtcaaagaacgttgctcacaatgtggcaaaggagaagaccactgcagatatgatgaaggtattgtctgacatgtatgagaaaccttcggcaaataataaggtatttctcatgaagaaactatttcatctaaagatgatggaaaatgctcatgttgctgcacacgtaaatgaattcaataccattgtaaatcaattgtcatcggtaaaaattgatttcgatgatgaagtgcaagctctaattttgttggcatccctaccaaatagctaggagccaatgagagcagcggttagtaattctgtcggtagtgacaaactaaagttcaacgatgttagggatcgtatccttgctgaggaggtgcgcaggacagattctggagaggcatcgaggagttctgcttttaatgttgaaaacagaagcagaaattttgacagaaactacaaccgaaataggggcagatcgaagtcaagaaatggcaggggtcaatccagaccaggacgaacatttgagtgttggaactgtggaaaaccaggtcacttcaagaagaactgcagggcgccaaagaaggaggacaacaagggggctggaatcaacgctgctacggaagacattggcgatgcgttgttgctatcggttgacagcccgatagactctagggtgcttgactcaggagcgtcctttcataccaccccacatcatgatataatgacaaactacgtggctgggaatctcggcaaagtttatttagccgatggagagccgctagacgttgttggcacgggagacattaatttgaagatgtcaaatggatcctcgtggaagattacaaaagttagacatgttccaaagctgatgcgaaacctgatctctgTAGGTCAGCTTGAttatgagggatatgatctcaactttggtaatgggtcttggaaggtggcgaaaggtgctatggtagttggccgaggaaagaagattgacactctctacatgacggctagctgtcgtgatactgttgctgtggttgacaacacaaagaaggcagatttgtggcattgtcggctggggaatatcagccagaaggggatgaagctgttggtgacaaatggtttaattccggagctgaagacggtggaccttcatacgtgtgagagctgcattctcggaaaacaaaagcgagtaagcttctcaaatgcaggcagggagttgaaggtcgagaagttggaattggtgcacacagacgtgtggggacctaccactgtcccatatcttggaggatcacactactacgtgaccttcattgatgattcaaccaggaaggtatgggtttattttatgaaaaataaatccgatgtgtttagtgtattcaaaagatggaaagccatggtcgagaatgaaacaaacctcaagttgaagtgtttgaggtccgacaacggcggagaatacaccgatggtgatttcaaacggtactgtgccgataatgggatcaagatgatgaagactattcctggaacgccgcaacaaaatggaatagccgaaagaatgaaccgaacgttgaacgagcgtgctcggagtatgagaatacactctggactgcccaagacattctgggcagatgcagtcaataccgcggccttcttaattaaccgaggaccgtcagttcccttggatttcagaattccagaagaagtctggagtggcaagaaggtaaatctttcatttctgaaagtgttcggctgcttatcatatgttcataatgatgatacagctagaagcaagcttgatccaaaattaaagaagtgttactttattggctatggtgacaccgagcttggttaccgattttgggatgaacaaaatcagAAGATCATCCGAAgtaggaatgttgtcttcaacgaagaggtgctgtacaaagacaagttgcaaaaaaaatcagaatgtcaggacaaggaatcggaaatagtggatttgagggactttccgacacctgagccgcaaccaggtacagccgaggcagaggaacaaacaatccgagaaggtgctgatgaaagtactgattctgaaacaaatgaacaaacgccaatcacagaactgcgtagatcatccaggatcaggaagccgcttcacaggtactctccatccctcaactacattctactcactgatagaggggagccggaatgttatgaagaagcaatgcaagtcgatgaatcgactaagtgggagctggcaatgaaagatgagatggattcactatcggcaaatcatacatgggaattatccgagtttccaaaggataagaaggcattgcaaaacaaatgggtttatcggataaaggaagaacccaatggaagcaagcgttataaagcaagactggttgcaaagggatttcaacagaaagaaggcatcgactatacagagatcttctctcccgtagtcaagatggtgactatcagaactgttcttggactggtagcaaaggaaaatctacatctgcaacatatggacgtgaaaactgcatttcttcacggtgatctagacgaggaaatctacatgcgacagccggagggattcaaagtcgaaggaaaggagaatctggtgtgcaaacttcaaaagagtctgttcGGACTAAAAcaagctccaagacagtggtatttaaagtttgacagctttatgaagaaagctgatttttcaaggtgcgaggcagatcactgctgttacttcaaaaaatttgaagactcgtacatgatactactactctatgtcgacgacatgctaatcgtaggagcaaacctacaggagattgatcggttgaaaaaagggttatcggaagagtttgcaatgaaggatttgggagctgcaaagcaaatccttgggatgagaatcgatcgaagcaaggagggcatcaaaatCTCACAAAAAGAATATGTGAgaaaagttatcaaaaggtttaacatgcatgatgccaagccagtcagcactcccttggctggacactttcggttgtcaaaggatcagtcgccgacaaccgaggatgagaagaagcagatggacaagataccttttgcatctgcaatcggtagtcttatgtatgcaatgatatgttcaaggccagacattgcacatgcagtgggagttgtcagacgatttatgagcaatccgggaaagcaacactgggaggctgtgaagtggatattcagatatctgaaaggcagctcgagttcatctctgtatttccgaaaatcaaaaacaggattgcaagggtatgttgatgctgacaacggtggtgatattgatagcagaaagggcacatccgggtatgtttacacattcggaggtactgcaatctcttgggtttccaagttgcaaaagatagtagctctctctagttgtgaggctgagtacgttgctgtgacggaggccacaaaggaaatgatgtggctacaatcttttctgctggaattggatcaggaccacgagggaagtgtgctatattgtgatagccaaagtgccattcatttggcaaagaacccggtctaccatgctcgaacgaagcacatacaactccggtaccatttcattagatcagctttggaagatggagcgctagtgcttgagaagatcgcagggagtcagaatccagcagacatgctgacaaaggcagtgacgatagacaaactgaagctatgctcagcttcagttggcctgcacgaagtatgaaactaggaaagagctgctgcatcgatcaaagtgtgaagacaaattaaaattagtcttcaagtgggagatttgttgggtctcacatagtcgtgatgtaagcgcttacctcatcttagtcgtgatgtaagcgcttacctcatcttattcgtgatgtaagcgcttacctcatgatagtcgtgatgtaagcgcttacctcatcataggaaattcattcctataaataggtagcttatggttcatttgtaagacatcatcaagatcatttgctaaacacatcccaaagagagaaaaaaaaaatctaagagaaatactcttagtgaaaggcctaagtaagagaaggtctttgagagaattttctgtggtaaaattcttgagtgtaattgggattggggttgtgaggttgagtgttgtaaacacttgtaatatttcttctttaataagatctgtagcagcaacgtggacgtagctctcacattgagggtgaaccactataaatctgtgtgtgctatttattcttcgcttacatcacggcgtaagtaggttctgtctaaggaggttggtatttaagtggtccagctgtgaccctccaatctttcctgggaacctgcctacaaaggtcggatttgggatttaaatcctaacatcAACATCATAGAAAATAGGCAAAACTACCTGCTTTACTTCTCTCTGCATTCAAGAATTTTGATAAGTTCTTCAAAACACCAACTAGACGAAGCATAATTTTTCGAGAAAACAACAATGGAAACTCTAGACTCTTCAATTGCGTTCTCTAGTTCCGTTGAAATGACATCGCCCTTTCTCAATTCCTCATCATCTATGAAGGTATTAATTCCGACTTGGCACAATCGAGAATAAAGATGACCAGTGAAGGTTTTTCGAGTGTCGACGCCTTTGAAACTCAGAAATACATCATAGTTCCATTGGTTTTAGATGATTCGCCTTGAATAAATAGAGTATCCATGGATGAAACGTTTAATGAGATGCAAGAATGAAAGGATGTTGAAATGGTTTTCAGTTCAATTTGTGAATAGGATTTTAGAAAGCTCAGTGTAGCAGCTATATATGCGCACAGCTTATATATTGGATCAACTCTTTAATTTGATCCAATTGATATATATGTGTTTCTTCTCATCTCTAGCAATAGATTTGGACGGCAAAGTGTTGAAATTTATGCAGATATGTTTCCAAAAATAAAATCTACTGCCCTAATCATGCGACCAAAGGTCAATTTTGAATAACAAAAGCCACAAAACCCAATAGTTGCATCTTAAATTGGACCGTTTATACTTTCAACCAAATCCCTAACCAATCCTATGCCATTAATTTATTACACAAGGATTATTGCTTACTTATTGTATCGTAAACTTCATGTTGAAACATTGTACTTGTCCATAAAAATTTAGAACTTCTgactttcttccttttttttttttaaataataagaaATATGTCATCATGTTCCACTATGCCCTTATAAATCTCcattatataaattatttttttaatcgaAATTTAATCCTCTTGGCTTTCTATGCTTAGAACTACTTAAATACTCCCTCTTACCCGGTACTATTAGCAGGTTTTATGCGCTATTTGTCACTTCTGcttctctttcaattctttttttacctttttggatatatttttttttaatattacttctTCTGAATAGTCTAACCAGATGTTGAAACATTTTTTGCTTATCTTTCATAGAGATTTAAGTTTTTGCGATCGTCCGTTGAGATCAAAATGTGTAAATTCTTTTTATTGGAATTAGAAACAATATGACGCAAGGTACTGAAAGTAGTATTACAATTACAACTCGGTTTGTCtctcttttctctgatttctcaAAGTACTAATTTTACTTAAAGGCCCAAAGATTAAAGAAGGTGACATATTTTATATGGTTAATTTATTTATATGATGGGCGTTTAAGAACACACAAAAAATGTTTCCTAAATTTGAGCCAGAAATGTCTGATAGGAACAATTTATCACGTGTTCAGGTGCGCAATTGAAATTAGTTATAGCTCGAATGTCTAGATGAAATTTACTGACAATTTTAAGGATATGTGAATGTGTTCCGCCTGCAAATTAACTTGGAAAGTCACGTGAGCATTTTTGCTGATTTGACATGCCTATTGGACTACCTTGattctctcacgttcaaaagatgaaagttgccgagatgagaatgttgagatggatgtgtgggcacactaggagcgacagaattagaaatgaggctatttgggataaggtgggagtggcctcggtggaagacaagatgtgggaaatgcgactgagatggtttgggcatgtgaagaggagagacatagatgccccagtgcggaggtgtgagaggttaggtaggggtaggccaaagaaatattggggagatgtgattagacaggatatgacgcagttacagcttaccgaggacatgaccttagataggagggtgtggaggacccacattagggtagaaggctagtagataagtctcgttatctttccttattagtaggcgcattagcgcgttataatttcttgtgctctgatttatgttattatttgctactttctgtactttgattactctattttatttgTGCCGCTTccgttatttgcatttccatatcgctttgaattccttgattatcctgtttttactgtgtcgcttgcattatttcattgcaatatcgttttgaatcttttaaccttatctgactctctttttatgcttttattgagccgagggtctctcggaaacaaccatcctaccttggtaggagtaaggtctgcgtacattctaccctccccagaccccaagatgtggatctcactgggttgttgttgttgttgattgaattgATATACCCTCTGTAATGACTTCTAATAATCAACAGATTAAAAAGGCAACTACTGAATTCTAATTTCTAAATATAGATACAATATGGCTAGGGTATTCTCAAGAGTGTTGAAAATAAAATTAAACGAGGGCTTCTTGAAGCGGTAGTATAATGCAGTTCATGATTTGTGATTCCTTCTAGGAAATTACTTGTGGGTTCTTTGTGTTAATAGGATAACTTGTCATTCAACTATTGTAGGAGAAAAGTTGATATAAATTAAGTGGAAACATtcaatgctttttttttttttttaatgcattGAAAGCTCACTCGTTGTGATATATATTTATGTGTGtttcttattctcatctccggcTATTGTTTTGGACGGCAAAGTGTTGAAATTTATGCAGATACTTTTCCTAAAATAAAATCTACTGCCCTAATCATGCCACCAAAGGTCAATTCTGAAAACAAAAGCCACAAAACCCAATAGTTGCATCTTGAATTGGACCGTTTCTTTTTTCAACCAAATCCCTAACCAATCTTATGCCATTAATTTATTACAGAAGGAACGTTGCTCACTCGTTTGGTacatggtataagctgggatatcccagcactaattttttgtaccatatttggtagaaggtataaatttatcctgggataaatttataccttataccaaacaaagtataaaatgcatcccatggtataagctgggatatcccagcataTTCCACTTATCCtggactattttataccatctaggagatggtataaaatagtcccaggatatggataaattagtcccgagattataatcctgggataattttggccatgcaccaaacgaccacttatagTATCATAAATTTCATGGTGAAACATTGTACTTGTCTATAAACTTTTAAAACTTCTGACTTTTCCTCTTTCTTTAAATACTTACCGAGAAATACTCCcttcattcacttttacttgtccacgtttgACTTTGCACACAGGGGCGGATTTATGGGCagcccagggtgttcacccgaacaccctcgacGAAAAATTTCACTGTAGATATAAGGTAAATTTTCTGAAtttatgtagatatatatattttgaacACCCTCACAACAAAGAAAATGATAGCTCAATGGTTTTAGGGTGTTCAAAATACCTCTGAGTCCTGGGTTCAAACCTGAGGGATA includes these proteins:
- the LOC132610444 gene encoding disease resistance protein RUN1-like, which codes for MDKWKAALTKVANLSGWDLQNVANGHESKFIESIIKRVLQEVNQTPLDVAWHPVGVDSRVEDIEMLLQSECEDEVRMVEADAFNGLVKLQEKLLHQILKTKDFEVKDVAEGVNLIKARLGSKKVLIILDDMDHISQLEYLTRERNWFGSGSLIIFTTRDEHLLCGLRENERYEAKLLIDYESLQLFSCHAFDSLSPPQEYIELARDVIKYSGGLPLALVTLGSHLRGTQIEKWTWEIKKLRAIPHKDIQKILQISFDGLDGDTQSVFLDIACAFHGFSKNDVTKILNACGFCSESAISTLVQRHLLQRDWRSLVMHDLVRDMGREIVRMESPRDPGKRSRLFNPQEVCDVLQGNKGSKKVEVLKVDRHALKSVNLSTKAFKKMKNLRVLKIDELHVSGDFELLSKELRWLSWKKCPLECIPSNFPTEKLVVLDMRESNIQEFSLNLQCCKSLKKLNLSGCKQLRRTPNFSGSHCLETLWFHDCSSLKEIHQSIGNLKRLIYLNLDGCKKLTDLPSSICQLDSLQILDISRCSSIQKLPVDFGDIQSLKFLWAYDTGIKQWPGSVEMLRNLETMNVGCRYLKAKRSFPGRRVHQIQGRIYLMRYLHLDLNDCENLQTLPPVSDLESLTSFEIANCKKLVNITRLEILPSIWKMNMLNCTLQNPLKEGFFGATALALQSRETSILIILSLSLSPSLSLAILIIFHLHLIKQGVEIYLQSNEIPDWCSNQVTASSLCLSMPRHNKEYKFLGMIIWCVHKIVKVRSSGPLSTFLGCRFGKLRTFLGYGLGERTPCVLTYGVGVKLHEHTEVSSVFYSTYNQVPLRGWVNGREKMKLFEQGEECRVKKIGIHLLYLDQHGNVTSLPGEVDQSYSQMKRNRETNDGVLVETDPQSNAMLDEIFNSLTEYPSSEC